One window of Methanogenium organophilum genomic DNA carries:
- a CDS encoding PAS domain S-box protein, producing MTITEIAKATRITRNSVAKYLEVLRMGGQVDMHEVGNAKVYSLAQRVPLSAFLCFTRDLIVVLDEYGTVLQANDRLLGLAALEKADVIGKNVRETALPIISAEETLSLIEGVKCEQCVKDIRYPHRNSELFFRMQVFPTVFADGGQGHTVVLEDTTDKQRCLRNMAFLAETAMEFVDLPEETDIYTRIAGMIREFVPYGRVFIQSYDDKTNQFVIRAVEDQAFRDTLATIIERDPVGMVFPLGEVLHSPFLDDPAAIERGIRKITLGSTSGDGSLSFYDLAFHCIPADICDRIVSSMNLKTVYVAFLVWKGSLLGDVGIFVSEDEDVGDLRALESLIRQASIAISRRMTEERLRRSNERFREVVEHFPFPAAILDAKGCFTFINHAFTRMFGYKVTDIRTEREWMELAFPDPVLRSTVIAGWRTDCREAKVNQVRTRRLPVQCKDGDMRSILIRAMTLCDATQFLTFEDITELRRAHSVLLADIANLMHASDDLRLQSKALFALGAPVAITNGGEIKYANPAFLMRWGYSSVAELAERPVEDFWTKGDEDSNEMYPAAEVSDEAAVLTAHRRNGSTFYVVAIPAPVRNTDGVMMGTVLLFQDMATVPEEHDTGSNPLQL from the coding sequence ATGACAATTACTGAGATTGCCAAAGCGACCCGCATCACCCGAAATTCTGTTGCCAAGTACCTCGAGGTATTGCGGATGGGAGGACAGGTGGATATGCATGAAGTCGGCAACGCAAAGGTCTACTCTCTCGCCCAGCGAGTTCCCCTCTCCGCCTTTCTCTGTTTTACCCGTGACCTGATTGTAGTACTTGACGAATATGGCACGGTTCTGCAGGCAAATGATCGCCTGCTCGGTCTCGCCGCCCTTGAGAAAGCGGACGTCATCGGAAAGAATGTCCGGGAAACTGCGCTCCCCATTATATCTGCTGAAGAGACGCTCTCTCTCATTGAAGGGGTCAAGTGTGAGCAGTGTGTCAAAGATATCCGGTATCCCCACCGGAATTCCGAGCTCTTCTTCCGGATGCAGGTGTTCCCCACCGTCTTTGCGGACGGCGGACAGGGTCATACCGTCGTTCTGGAGGACACCACTGATAAGCAGAGGTGTCTTCGAAATATGGCGTTTCTCGCAGAAACGGCGATGGAGTTTGTGGATCTTCCTGAGGAGACGGATATCTACACGCGTATTGCAGGTATGATCCGCGAATTTGTTCCGTATGGACGGGTTTTTATTCAGTCCTATGACGACAAGACAAATCAGTTCGTCATCCGGGCGGTTGAAGATCAGGCATTCCGCGACACCCTCGCCACCATCATCGAGCGTGATCCGGTGGGGATGGTCTTCCCTCTGGGAGAGGTATTACATTCGCCCTTTCTTGATGACCCTGCAGCGATTGAACGGGGCATTCGCAAGATCACATTGGGGTCCACGTCCGGGGACGGGTCTCTCTCCTTCTATGACCTGGCCTTCCATTGTATTCCGGCAGATATCTGTGATCGCATTGTATCTTCAATGAACCTGAAAACAGTCTATGTGGCGTTTCTTGTATGGAAGGGCAGCCTCCTCGGAGATGTCGGCATCTTTGTGTCGGAGGATGAAGATGTGGGTGACCTTCGGGCGCTGGAGTCCCTCATCCGGCAGGCCTCGATCGCCATCAGCAGGCGGATGACCGAGGAGCGGCTCCGGCGGAGCAACGAGCGGTTCCGAGAGGTCGTTGAACATTTTCCCTTCCCGGCAGCCATTCTCGATGCAAAGGGTTGTTTCACCTTCATCAATCATGCATTCACCCGGATGTTTGGGTATAAGGTCACAGATATCCGGACTGAAAGGGAGTGGATGGAACTGGCCTTCCCTGACCCGGTGCTGCGGAGCACGGTGATCGCGGGATGGCGGACGGACTGTCGGGAGGCGAAGGTGAATCAGGTTCGGACCCGCAGGTTGCCGGTACAGTGCAAAGACGGGGATATGAGGAGCATCCTGATCCGGGCGATGACTCTCTGCGATGCCACGCAGTTCCTCACCTTCGAAGATATCACCGAACTGCGACGGGCACATTCTGTTCTTCTCGCCGATATTGCCAACCTAATGCATGCCTCTGATGACCTGCGCCTGCAGAGCAAAGCTCTCTTTGCGTTGGGTGCGCCGGTCGCTATTACGAACGGTGGTGAGATCAAATATGCAAACCCGGCATTTCTGATGCGGTGGGGATATTCTTCGGTTGCAGAGTTGGCAGAACGTCCGGTGGAAGACTTCTGGACCAAGGGTGATGAAGACAGCAATGAAATGTACCCGGCAGCAGAAGTCAGTGACGAAGCAGCGGTGCTGACAGCCCACAGACGGAATGGGTCCACCTTTTATGTGGTTGCAATTCCTGCCCCTGTACGGAACACCGACGGGGTGATGATGGGGACCGTGCTCCTCTTCCAGGATATGGCTACGGTCCCGGAAGAACATGATACGGGTTCCAACCCTTTACAATTATAA
- the polX gene encoding DNA polymerase/3'-5' exonuclease PolX, with protein sequence MQRQDHRRTGTGGTMVTNKDVAAIFREMADLLTLEGVAFKPQAYLRAARAITALDEDITAIAERGELEAIAGVGTAIAAKITTIIDEGHLPALDTLRNKQPSGLRDLMKIEGIGPKTARRLSTELGITSIEELETAVDQHRLRRMKGFGAQSEKQIKEGIEALKGRTNRFLLGYILPDAETIEAQLRGHPAVLRVCLAGSIRRRKETIGDVDILVAADDPDAVSAFFCSLPEVQRVLMQGPKRSSVVLAADLHVDLRVVQEEAFGAALQYFTGSKGHNIHLRQRAIERGWKLNEYGLFAREGETLIARTHEEEIYRALDLAFIPPELRENRGEVEAAAAGALPTLIGYDAVKGDLHVHTRWSDGAHTIREMAEAARERGCEYITICDHSAGLAVAHGMTDDRIREQGKEIADLNRDLNDITILHGIEANIDRDGNPDVRKEILRDLDFVVASIHSGFRQTKKEMTERMQTAIHNDHIDMIGHPTGRLIQKREPYALDMDAVFEAAAAANVLMEINAFPSRLDLSDVHCRRARTFGVMIGIGTDAHHTNHLGYLDFGVAVARRGWLEEADILNTRTLAGLRKWLET encoded by the coding sequence ATGCAGCGGCAGGATCACAGGCGGACCGGGACGGGTGGAACTATGGTGACAAACAAAGATGTAGCCGCCATCTTCCGTGAGATGGCCGATCTCCTCACCCTGGAAGGAGTGGCATTCAAACCACAGGCCTATCTCCGGGCGGCACGTGCCATTACGGCTTTGGATGAGGACATAACAGCCATCGCCGAACGCGGGGAACTTGAGGCAATTGCCGGCGTGGGAACAGCTATCGCCGCAAAGATTACGACGATCATCGACGAGGGACACCTCCCGGCACTCGACACGCTTCGAAACAAACAGCCATCCGGTCTACGGGACCTGATGAAGATCGAAGGGATCGGGCCAAAAACAGCCCGCCGGCTTTCGACCGAGCTCGGGATCACCAGTATCGAAGAGCTCGAGACGGCCGTCGATCAGCACCGGCTGCGCAGGATGAAAGGATTTGGCGCACAATCAGAGAAACAGATAAAAGAAGGGATTGAAGCCCTGAAGGGACGGACGAACCGATTTCTCCTCGGGTACATTCTCCCCGATGCAGAGACAATAGAAGCACAGCTTCGGGGACATCCGGCGGTCCTCAGGGTCTGCCTCGCGGGCTCTATTCGGCGCCGCAAAGAGACCATCGGGGATGTGGACATTCTTGTTGCCGCCGACGACCCGGATGCTGTCTCTGCGTTCTTCTGCTCCCTGCCGGAGGTGCAGCGGGTGCTGATGCAGGGGCCGAAACGCTCCTCCGTTGTGCTCGCAGCGGACCTGCATGTCGACCTCCGCGTGGTGCAGGAAGAGGCATTCGGCGCCGCCCTTCAGTACTTCACCGGTTCAAAGGGCCACAACATCCACCTGCGGCAGCGGGCCATCGAACGGGGATGGAAACTGAACGAATACGGTCTCTTTGCACGCGAGGGGGAGACCTTGATCGCCCGTACCCATGAGGAAGAGATCTATCGGGCGCTTGACCTCGCCTTCATCCCGCCTGAACTGCGTGAGAACAGGGGTGAGGTCGAGGCCGCAGCAGCGGGAGCCCTCCCAACACTCATCGGGTATGATGCGGTGAAGGGTGACCTGCACGTACATACCCGCTGGAGTGACGGGGCCCATACCATCCGGGAAATGGCAGAGGCGGCACGGGAACGGGGGTGCGAATATATCACCATCTGCGATCACTCGGCAGGGCTCGCCGTCGCCCATGGCATGACAGACGACAGAATCCGCGAACAGGGAAAAGAGATCGCAGACCTGAACCGTGACCTCAATGACATCACCATCCTGCACGGCATTGAGGCGAACATCGACCGCGACGGCAACCCGGATGTCAGAAAGGAGATCCTCCGCGATCTCGACTTTGTCGTTGCGAGCATCCACTCCGGGTTCCGGCAGACGAAAAAAGAGATGACCGAACGGATGCAAACCGCCATCCATAACGACCACATTGACATGATCGGCCACCCCACCGGCCGGCTCATCCAGAAACGGGAGCCATACGCCCTTGATATGGACGCAGTCTTTGAAGCGGCAGCGGCAGCCAATGTCCTGATGGAAATCAACGCATTTCCCTCCCGACTCGACCTCTCCGACGTTCACTGCCGCCGGGCACGCACATTTGGTGTGATGATAGGTATCGGGACGGATGCCCACCACACCAACCATCTTGGGTATCTGGACTTCGGTGTCGCAGTGGCACGGCGGGGATGGCTGGAAGAAGCAGATATCCTCAATACCCGGACGCTTGCGGGGCTGCGGAAGTGGCTGGAAACGTAA
- a CDS encoding META domain-containing protein: MTTKNSRKTGISILFGTALVLGICLFSAGCLSASPGTDGDALNGTDTKTDRAPGLNGTHWLLTSYDTVTGGMNSVIEGSEITLEFDEDGGIAGSAGVNRYFASYESDGDALSFGLIGSTMMAGPEDLMTQETDYLTLLNETVSFSGVGDELNLCDSDGNVLLVFERAVPPAAVPLTGTTWMLTSYNNGNEAVVSVIAGTEITLNLDEDGEIAGSAGCNTYFASYETDGNALSFGMIGSTEMFCEEPEGIMAQETTYLNLLNTAAGYVIERDSLTVQDSSGKTILTFTATV, from the coding sequence ATGACAACGAAGAACAGCCGGAAAACAGGCATATCAATCCTCTTTGGAACAGCCCTTGTTCTGGGAATCTGTCTGTTCAGTGCAGGGTGCCTTTCTGCATCCCCCGGCACGGATGGTGACGCCCTGAATGGAACAGATACCAAAACAGATCGTGCACCGGGATTAAACGGAACCCACTGGCTGCTGACATCCTATGATACTGTGACAGGGGGAATGAACTCTGTCATCGAAGGGTCGGAGATTACCCTTGAATTCGATGAAGACGGTGGTATCGCAGGCTCTGCCGGTGTTAACCGGTATTTCGCATCTTATGAATCTGATGGCGATGCACTCTCATTCGGGCTCATCGGGAGCACCATGATGGCCGGGCCTGAAGACCTGATGACGCAGGAGACGGATTACCTCACACTGCTCAACGAAACCGTTTCCTTCAGTGGTGTCGGAGATGAACTGAACCTCTGCGATTCAGACGGAAACGTCCTGCTTGTCTTTGAGAGGGCCGTGCCGCCGGCAGCCGTGCCTCTGACGGGAACCACGTGGATGCTTACCTCATACAATAACGGCAATGAAGCAGTTGTCTCTGTCATCGCGGGAACGGAGATCACCCTGAACCTTGATGAAGATGGGGAAATCGCAGGTTCTGCCGGGTGCAACACGTACTTCGCTTCTTACGAAACTGATGGCAATGCACTCTCGTTTGGAATGATCGGTTCAACCGAGATGTTCTGCGAAGAACCTGAAGGGATCATGGCACAGGAGACTACCTATCTAAACCTCCTGAACACGGCAGCAGGCTACGTAATTGAGCGAGATTCCTTAACTGTGCAGGACTCGTCAGGGAAGACCATACTGACATTCACCGCGACAGTTTAG
- a CDS encoding HEAT repeat domain-containing protein, whose protein sequence is MSEEESNETGVTRIVKQMQGPDTYASLQAMQSLREYGEDAIPHLIELLSGGDQNLRWRAAMALAHVGEPSVGPLLEIVTTRDDTVRNPAIWALAEIKSPHAVEPLVRILEQESSECCRVLTAAALLKIDHPTGIDAVNREIERSGEEFHGMVTEAFVGS, encoded by the coding sequence ATGTCAGAAGAAGAATCCAACGAGACAGGGGTGACACGCATTGTGAAGCAGATGCAGGGGCCGGATACCTATGCGAGCCTGCAGGCAATGCAATCCCTGCGGGAGTATGGGGAAGATGCGATCCCGCACCTTATAGAACTGCTCTCAGGTGGAGACCAGAACCTTCGCTGGCGGGCTGCTATGGCACTTGCCCATGTGGGCGAACCGTCCGTCGGGCCCCTGCTGGAGATAGTGACTACCCGGGATGATACGGTCAGAAATCCTGCCATTTGGGCGCTTGCCGAGATTAAAAGTCCCCATGCGGTGGAACCGCTTGTCCGCATCCTGGAGCAGGAGTCCTCCGAGTGCTGCCGTGTCCTGACGGCAGCGGCCCTGCTGAAGATTGACCATCCCACTGGTATCGATGCGGTGAACCGGGAGATCGAACGCTCCGGTGAGGAATTCCACGGAATGGTGACTGAGGCCTTTGTCGGGTCATAA
- a CDS encoding MFS transporter: MDEPTPPPSDTGFGLLILAISLATFMSALDGTIVNIALPTISQAFDVSSSTVSWVATAYLLVMAGAVLIVGKISDIIGFKRIFLSGFVIFTLGSFFCGFLPELFDSFITLIGSRVFQGIGGAMITAIAPAMVTAFIPMEQKGRAMGIIMTIAALGTAIGPTVGGMLTQYISWHWIFFINVPVGIIAVILGLKVIPGGATGSIRNLTDFDRSGAALIFIGLATLLFAVSEGQDLGWTSAPILLALGIAAVSLGSFVVNELRAKEPLLELRLFAKRNFLFTNLIMVLVFLSFAGINYLLPFYLQYVQGYDSSTAGLILTSLSIAMMIAGILAGALFNRTGGRPLCIAAAAVLVVGYYLLTRLHTETGTGYVVLCLLLVGFGLGLIVTPASNMIMNSVARKYQGMVSSLTSLERFAPMTIGIALFNLIFIQGMLLVAEHRHITSEAPVNIKLEILTAGFDIAFLAALILGIAILVLTLIAKQEVHPDYRESDGESTDLPGMI, encoded by the coding sequence ATGGATGAACCGACCCCACCGCCATCGGACACCGGTTTTGGCCTTCTGATTCTCGCCATCTCGCTTGCCACCTTCATGTCCGCACTGGACGGGACTATCGTAAACATCGCCCTCCCCACCATCTCCCAAGCCTTTGACGTCTCGTCGAGTACGGTCAGCTGGGTCGCGACCGCCTATCTCCTCGTCATGGCAGGCGCGGTTCTTATTGTCGGGAAGATCTCGGATATCATCGGGTTCAAACGGATCTTTCTTTCGGGGTTCGTCATCTTCACTCTCGGGTCGTTCTTCTGCGGATTTCTGCCGGAACTCTTCGACTCCTTTATCACCCTTATCGGTTCACGGGTCTTCCAGGGCATCGGCGGTGCGATGATCACCGCCATCGCACCTGCCATGGTGACTGCGTTCATTCCCATGGAACAGAAGGGCAGGGCGATGGGAATAATCATGACCATCGCTGCGCTGGGTACCGCCATTGGCCCGACAGTGGGTGGTATGCTCACCCAGTACATCTCATGGCACTGGATCTTCTTCATTAATGTACCGGTCGGCATCATCGCCGTCATTCTCGGGCTGAAAGTCATCCCCGGCGGTGCAACCGGAAGCATTCGAAACCTGACCGACTTCGACCGGTCGGGGGCAGCTCTTATCTTCATCGGTCTTGCAACGCTCCTCTTCGCCGTATCGGAGGGGCAGGATCTCGGGTGGACGTCTGCCCCTATCCTTCTCGCACTGGGCATCGCAGCGGTCTCCCTGGGGTCTTTCGTGGTGAACGAACTGCGTGCAAAAGAACCTCTTCTCGAGCTCAGGCTCTTTGCAAAGAGGAACTTCCTCTTCACCAATCTGATCATGGTACTCGTCTTCCTGAGTTTTGCGGGCATCAACTACCTCCTGCCGTTTTACCTCCAGTATGTGCAGGGATACGACTCTTCGACGGCAGGCCTCATCCTCACGTCTCTATCCATCGCGATGATGATAGCAGGCATTCTTGCCGGAGCGCTCTTCAACAGGACAGGAGGACGGCCCCTCTGCATTGCAGCAGCGGCGGTGCTCGTAGTCGGATACTATCTCCTCACCCGCCTGCACACCGAAACCGGAACGGGATACGTCGTCCTCTGCCTGCTTCTGGTCGGATTCGGGCTTGGGCTTATCGTCACCCCTGCCTCCAATATGATCATGAATTCTGTTGCAAGGAAATACCAGGGCATGGTCTCCAGCCTGACCAGCCTGGAGCGCTTTGCTCCGATGACAATAGGCATCGCGCTCTTCAACCTCATCTTCATCCAGGGGATGCTGCTGGTGGCCGAACACCGGCATATCACAAGCGAGGCGCCCGTCAATATCAAACTGGAGATTCTCACGGCAGGATTTGACATCGCATTTCTCGCAGCACTAATTCTCGGAATCGCGATTCTCGTGCTGACCCTCATTGCAAAACAGGAAGTTCACCCGGATTATCGCGAATCAGATGGAGAAAGTACAGACCTGCCCGGGATGATCTGA